The following are encoded in a window of Gramella sp. MT6 genomic DNA:
- a CDS encoding SRPBCC family protein yields the protein MEKSGKTNVTVSTEIDLSPEKVWELWTSPAHITHWNFASDDWQCPAAENDLKPGGKFNWHMEAKDGSAGFDFSGIYLEIVPNELIRYKMDDGRLVQIEFKSQESGVKIIETFEAENQNSIELQRQGWQAILDNFKKYSLLTN from the coding sequence ATGGAAAAATCTGGGAAAACTAATGTTACCGTTTCTACTGAAATTGATCTATCCCCTGAAAAAGTTTGGGAACTCTGGACTTCCCCAGCACATATTACTCACTGGAATTTCGCCAGTGATGATTGGCAATGTCCGGCTGCAGAAAATGATCTAAAACCAGGAGGTAAATTTAACTGGCATATGGAAGCTAAGGACGGCAGTGCCGGATTTGATTTTTCCGGAATCTACCTGGAAATAGTTCCAAATGAATTGATCAGGTATAAAATGGATGACGGCAGGCTGGTTCAAATAGAATTTAAATCGCAGGAGTCAGGAGTAAAGATCATTGAGACTTTTGAGGCAGAGAACCAGAATTCAATTGAATTACAAAGGCAGGGATGGCAGGCGATCCTGGATAACTTCAAGAAATATTCCTTGTTAACCAATTAA
- a CDS encoding M20/M25/M40 family metallo-hydrolase, translating to MHKKEKKIVESVNKHEDAALELLTNAVNINSGTMNFEGVREVGRLFKTELDKLGFETRLTSGDAYGRAGHLVATHKGKPGLKLLLIGHLDTVFELDSPFQKASKVNDSVMKGPGVGDMKGGDVIIILAMQALKDAGLLDDMSIEIVMTGDEEKSGSPLKLSKKELVDAAKWADVALGFENGDGKEETIVIARRGSTSWKLETTGNPAHSSQIFTERVGNGAIYEISRILTEFYEKLSTEENLTFNPGFILGGTSIDLQEDGMGGSAFGKTNVVPEKALVRGDLRAVSLEQLERAKETMKKIVSENYPQTSAQISFDDGGYPPFGKTTGSETLLEYYDQISQDLGYGEVYAVDPRNAGAADISFTAGHVSMAVDGLGLSGADNHTVEETGNINKVAVQAKRAAILMYRLSRMKNFKD from the coding sequence TTGCACAAAAAGGAAAAAAAGATCGTTGAATCTGTTAATAAGCATGAGGATGCAGCCCTTGAGTTGTTGACTAATGCCGTTAATATCAATAGCGGGACGATGAATTTTGAAGGCGTTCGGGAGGTTGGAAGATTGTTCAAAACAGAACTGGATAAACTTGGATTTGAAACCAGGCTTACTTCTGGTGACGCTTATGGAAGAGCGGGACATCTGGTGGCTACACATAAGGGAAAACCTGGTTTGAAATTACTTTTAATAGGCCATTTGGATACGGTTTTTGAACTTGATAGTCCGTTTCAAAAAGCCAGTAAGGTCAATGATTCGGTAATGAAAGGTCCCGGTGTTGGAGATATGAAAGGTGGAGATGTGATCATTATCCTGGCAATGCAGGCCTTAAAAGATGCAGGTCTTTTAGATGATATGTCTATAGAAATCGTGATGACCGGAGACGAAGAAAAAAGCGGAAGTCCCCTGAAACTTTCTAAAAAGGAACTGGTAGATGCAGCTAAATGGGCAGACGTTGCTCTTGGTTTTGAGAATGGCGATGGGAAGGAAGAAACTATAGTTATTGCAAGAAGAGGGTCTACGAGCTGGAAGCTGGAAACGACTGGAAATCCTGCGCATTCTTCCCAGATTTTTACAGAAAGAGTAGGTAACGGTGCTATTTATGAGATTTCCAGAATCCTGACCGAATTTTACGAGAAGCTTTCTACAGAAGAGAATCTTACTTTTAATCCAGGTTTTATTTTAGGAGGTACTTCAATAGACCTGCAGGAAGATGGGATGGGTGGCTCGGCCTTCGGTAAAACAAATGTAGTTCCAGAAAAAGCTCTGGTTAGAGGTGACCTTAGAGCAGTTTCCCTGGAGCAGCTGGAGAGGGCTAAAGAGACCATGAAAAAGATCGTTTCAGAAAATTATCCTCAAACCAGTGCACAGATTAGCTTTGATGATGGTGGATATCCTCCCTTCGGAAAAACAACCGGCTCTGAAACCCTGCTGGAGTATTATGATCAAATAAGTCAGGACCTGGGATATGGAGAAGTTTATGCCGTTGATCCAAGAAATGCAGGTGCAGCCGATATTTCATTTACTGCCGGTCATGTTAGTATGGCTGTAGATGGCCTTGGATTAAGCGGAGCCGATAATCATACCGTTGAGGAAACCGGAAATATTAATAAGGTAGCGGTACAGGCGAAAAGAGCTGCAATACTAATGTACCGACTTTCAAGAATGAAAAATTTCAAGGATTAG
- a CDS encoding class I SAM-dependent methyltransferase, translating to MKDNSSVKFIFDKYAKEYQGKYVNVDIYSGTLDLLLELMEKDGSRVLDVGCGPGNISRYLLNKAPLLNILGIDISENMISLARENNPEAQFRIIDCRELRMLESKFDTVVSGFLAPYLDPDALSDFIKDAYEVLDPGGVIYLSTMDAEKADQGFQVSTSSTKETLLTYYHGKSFLRTLLTNNHFEIESIHYLNNPNNVDGIKDLIFIARKP from the coding sequence ATGAAAGACAACAGTAGTGTAAAGTTCATTTTTGATAAGTATGCAAAAGAGTATCAGGGAAAGTATGTGAACGTGGACATCTACTCCGGAACTCTAGATCTATTATTGGAACTTATGGAAAAGGATGGTTCCCGGGTACTGGATGTGGGCTGCGGACCTGGAAATATTTCGAGATATCTTTTAAATAAAGCTCCTCTATTAAATATTCTGGGAATAGACATTTCTGAAAATATGATATCCCTCGCCAGAGAAAATAATCCTGAAGCACAATTCAGGATAATTGACTGCCGGGAATTAAGAATGCTTGAATCCAAATTTGATACGGTAGTATCAGGATTCCTAGCGCCATATCTCGATCCAGATGCACTTTCAGATTTTATCAAAGATGCCTATGAGGTCTTAGATCCTGGAGGTGTAATTTATCTAAGTACTATGGATGCCGAGAAGGCTGATCAGGGTTTTCAGGTTTCTACCTCCAGTACAAAAGAAACACTACTTACTTACTATCATGGTAAAAGTTTTCTTAGAACTCTTTTAACTAATAACCATTTTGAGATCGAAAGTATCCATTACCTGAATAATCCAAATAATGTTGACGGAATTAAAGATCTTATATTTATTGCTCGTAAACCTTAA
- a CDS encoding nuclear transport factor 2 family protein — translation MRFLRLILVVLLLVSCNTSGEKADVDKWKKEIIQTEEDFAQMADEKGIPEAFLFYADEDAVLLRENKLIKGRKEIAENYKERKDKSNVSLSWEPSFVEVSAAGDLGYTYGEYKYTVIDSAGEKKTSTGIFHTVWKRQKDGSWKYVWD, via the coding sequence ATGAGGTTTCTAAGATTAATTTTAGTGGTGTTGTTATTGGTCTCATGTAATACTTCAGGTGAAAAAGCTGATGTGGATAAATGGAAAAAAGAGATCATACAAACTGAAGAAGATTTTGCCCAAATGGCCGATGAGAAAGGGATTCCAGAAGCATTCTTATTCTATGCCGATGAAGATGCTGTCCTTTTAAGGGAAAATAAGCTTATAAAAGGGAGAAAGGAAATTGCCGAAAATTATAAGGAGCGTAAGGACAAAAGTAATGTAAGTTTGTCCTGGGAGCCAAGTTTTGTTGAGGTTTCAGCTGCGGGTGATCTAGGTTATACTTACGGGGAATATAAGTACACAGTTATTGATTCCGCTGGAGAAAAGAAAACTTCAACAGGTATATTTCATACCGTCTGGAAACGCCAGAAAGATGGTTCCTGGAAATATGTGTGGGATTAA
- a CDS encoding adenylate/guanylate cyclase domain-containing protein, with the protein MQLSNVCVSQKDQNKADSLEVIYNNSREARKDLEILKDLAKNSMDPSKQLKYSNELLATAQEKNSHDYLFIGYLQKGHALTARGDYSEALENFFKAASVAENQSELGLIKITLGDIYSLTQNHDRAIKYYNEGIEIIRQSNDSIPLGSALFNAGDEYLKNKQVDKAIIYLKEAEEIFKGLKYDYGIAYCLGTLGLAYAQIGRNEEAEANIQQAIQFLEKYEDYSPICEFLSGMSDIYAEKGRDSTAIEFALLSRDLAKAYGFKNEIREANLRLSQIYENRGNLLEAYKYYKEYIVYKDSVMNVSTAQSMAGLRADYEVAQKQAEVDLLNVQRENQKLVVISIAIASFLVCLLAFGLYRRNRFIKRTSKIIEKERNRSDRLLLNILPEETARELKKNGRVKAKKFESVTVLFADFKRFTLVAERLPPERLIKTIDYYFSQFDRIMEKYGIEKIKTIGDSYMAASGLPFPTNDHASKMLKAAFEMTEFVKETKENSLFDDADFEVRIGINSGPVVAGVVGIKKFAYDIWGDTVNIAARMESHSEIRRINISENTYELIKDEFQCEYRGEVEVKNQRILKMYFVNGVKESIKKEAV; encoded by the coding sequence ATGCAATTATCAAATGTTTGCGTGAGCCAGAAGGACCAGAATAAAGCAGACAGCCTCGAAGTAATTTACAATAACAGTCGTGAGGCCAGGAAAGACCTTGAAATCCTAAAGGACCTCGCAAAAAATTCTATGGACCCTTCAAAACAACTGAAGTACTCCAATGAACTATTAGCAACTGCACAGGAAAAAAACTCTCATGATTATCTGTTTATTGGGTATTTGCAAAAGGGCCATGCGCTTACCGCCAGAGGAGATTATAGTGAGGCTTTGGAAAATTTCTTTAAAGCTGCATCTGTAGCTGAAAACCAGAGTGAACTGGGTCTAATAAAAATTACGCTTGGAGACATTTATTCCCTTACACAGAACCACGACAGGGCTATAAAATATTACAATGAAGGCATCGAGATCATAAGGCAATCAAATGACTCCATACCTCTTGGCTCGGCACTGTTTAACGCTGGTGATGAATACCTCAAGAACAAGCAGGTGGATAAAGCTATTATCTATCTAAAAGAAGCTGAGGAGATATTTAAGGGATTAAAGTATGATTATGGTATTGCCTATTGTCTGGGTACTTTAGGCCTGGCTTATGCACAAATTGGCAGAAATGAAGAAGCGGAGGCAAATATTCAGCAGGCAATACAATTTCTGGAAAAGTATGAGGACTATTCTCCCATTTGTGAATTTCTCTCGGGCATGTCAGACATCTATGCGGAAAAAGGTAGGGATTCTACTGCCATCGAATTTGCTCTTTTAAGCAGGGACCTTGCCAAAGCCTACGGATTCAAGAACGAGATAAGAGAGGCAAATTTAAGATTATCCCAGATCTATGAGAACAGGGGTAATCTTCTTGAAGCCTACAAATATTATAAGGAGTATATAGTCTATAAGGACAGTGTAATGAATGTTTCTACCGCACAAAGTATGGCGGGACTTAGAGCTGACTATGAAGTAGCCCAGAAACAGGCTGAAGTCGACCTCCTGAATGTACAACGTGAGAACCAGAAGCTGGTGGTAATATCTATCGCCATAGCCTCGTTTCTTGTTTGTCTTTTAGCTTTTGGATTATATCGCCGTAACAGGTTCATTAAAAGGACTAGCAAGATCATTGAAAAGGAAAGAAATCGGTCAGACCGTTTATTGTTGAATATTCTTCCGGAAGAAACCGCCAGAGAATTGAAAAAGAACGGACGGGTGAAAGCGAAAAAATTCGAATCGGTCACAGTACTTTTTGCCGATTTTAAAAGATTCACCCTGGTAGCCGAAAGATTACCCCCGGAACGGCTAATCAAGACCATAGATTACTATTTTTCTCAGTTCGACAGGATCATGGAGAAATATGGGATCGAAAAGATCAAGACCATTGGTGATAGTTATATGGCGGCCAGCGGATTGCCTTTCCCCACTAATGACCACGCTTCTAAAATGCTTAAGGCTGCATTTGAAATGACCGAGTTTGTGAAGGAAACTAAGGAGAATTCATTATTTGATGATGCAGATTTTGAAGTTAGAATCGGTATAAACTCTGGTCCCGTAGTTGCGGGAGTGGTTGGGATCAAGAAATTCGCTTACGATATATGGGGTGATACGGTCAATATAGCTGCCCGTATGGAATCACATTCTGAAATTAGAAGGATCAATATTTCTGAAAACACCTATGAATTGATCAAAGACGAATTCCAGTGCGAATATCGCGGAGAGGTGGAAGTTAAGAACCAAAGGATCCTGAAAATGTATTTTGTGAATGGAGTAAAAGAAAGTATTAAGAAGGAAGCAGTTTAA
- a CDS encoding GNAT family N-acetyltransferase produces MKFVELNSLSQKNKREILKLWNNEYPRNLVYENLEKFQDYLNELKDQYHIILLDENEHLIGWYFDFLRDGERWFAAILDSKFQGEGYGTKLLNLARQKRTELNGWVIPSADYIKYNREAYKSPLEFYKKNAFHVHRDIKLETDKITAIKVSWSRNSK; encoded by the coding sequence TTGAAATTCGTGGAGCTTAATTCTTTATCTCAGAAAAATAAACGTGAGATCCTGAAATTGTGGAATAATGAATATCCACGAAATCTTGTTTATGAAAATTTGGAGAAGTTCCAAGACTATTTGAATGAGTTGAAGGATCAGTACCATATTATTCTTCTGGATGAAAATGAGCATTTGATAGGTTGGTATTTTGATTTCCTACGGGATGGCGAGCGTTGGTTTGCTGCCATCCTTGATTCAAAATTCCAGGGAGAGGGTTATGGAACCAAATTGCTCAATCTCGCAAGGCAAAAAAGAACGGAACTTAATGGATGGGTTATCCCATCAGCAGATTATATTAAATACAATAGGGAGGCATACAAGTCACCATTGGAGTTCTACAAAAAGAATGCGTTTCATGTGCATAGAGATATTAAACTGGAGACCGATAAAATTACCGCTATAAAGGTCAGCTGGTCCAGAAATTCAAAGTAA